A genomic stretch from Flavobacterium nitratireducens includes:
- a CDS encoding TonB-dependent receptor plug domain-containing protein: MQKNIMSLVLFLLSLTSFSQEDLKEVKLVKKKKGIQKSYTVTSNTSLITSKELLKAACCNLAESFETNPSIDVNFSDAITGTKQIKMLGLTSPYLMITEENIPSVRGASQAYGLSFTPGTWVESIQVTKGAGSVVNGFESISGQINAELLKPVNDIPFFLNLYGSTDSRFELNTHLTKQLSDKWATSLLLHGNARVTKNDMNNDGFLDGPLGNQINIMNRYQYNNAEKGLVSFINFRYMNDKKQGGEVAFDKDRDKGTTNYWGSEVNTERFDVSTKIGYVFPEMPFQSIGFQNAFNSHNQESYYGLNLYNIKQNSYYSNLIFNSIIGNTMNKFAAGLNFTYDNYQEFVNTNDYSRIDNSVGAFFEYTYDNLDNFSLILGGRVDNHNRLGTFFTPRLHARYNPWEKAVFRFSAGRGKRSANVFAENQQLFASSRRFSFLDTSGKIYGLNPEIAWNYGVSFSQKFELLNRNAEVVLDVYRTDFSNQAIVDVMQSPQEVLFYNLDGKSFANSLQLEFNYELIRNLNVRTAYKFYDTKTQYLSGNFQRPFQAKHRFFSNLEYETPITEKGKQWKMDYTLNWIGQQQLPTTATNPEADRLPDFSPSYALMNAQLTRVFSDTFEVYVGGENIGNYKQMKAVLGNDDPFGTNFDASMLYAPVFGQMYYAGLRFKIK; the protein is encoded by the coding sequence ATGCAAAAAAATATCATGTCTTTGGTACTTTTTTTACTAAGCCTTACCTCATTTTCACAAGAAGATTTGAAGGAAGTAAAATTGGTAAAAAAGAAAAAAGGAATTCAAAAATCGTATACCGTAACTTCAAATACTTCATTGATTACCAGTAAAGAACTGCTTAAAGCAGCTTGTTGTAATTTGGCCGAAAGTTTTGAAACAAATCCGTCAATCGATGTCAATTTTTCGGATGCAATAACAGGAACCAAACAAATAAAAATGTTAGGTTTAACAAGTCCTTATTTGATGATAACAGAGGAAAATATTCCTTCTGTAAGAGGGGCTTCTCAGGCTTATGGCTTGTCTTTTACTCCTGGAACTTGGGTCGAAAGTATTCAAGTGACTAAAGGCGCTGGTAGTGTTGTAAATGGTTTTGAAAGTATTTCGGGGCAAATTAATGCCGAACTTCTAAAGCCTGTTAACGATATTCCTTTTTTTCTTAATCTTTATGGGTCTACTGATTCCCGTTTTGAATTGAATACGCATCTTACGAAACAACTTTCAGATAAGTGGGCAACAAGCTTGTTGTTACACGGAAATGCTAGAGTGACTAAAAACGACATGAATAATGACGGTTTTTTAGATGGACCTTTGGGGAATCAAATTAATATAATGAACCGTTATCAGTATAATAACGCCGAAAAAGGCTTGGTTAGTTTTATTAATTTTAGATACATGAACGATAAAAAGCAAGGTGGAGAAGTTGCTTTTGATAAAGATAGAGACAAAGGAACTACTAATTATTGGGGTTCAGAAGTCAATACAGAACGTTTTGATGTTTCTACTAAGATTGGTTATGTTTTTCCAGAAATGCCTTTTCAAAGTATCGGTTTTCAAAATGCTTTTAATAGTCATAATCAAGAATCGTATTATGGATTGAACTTATATAATATCAAGCAAAATAGTTATTATTCGAATTTAATTTTTAATTCTATCATTGGTAACACGATGAATAAGTTTGCTGCAGGTTTGAACTTTACGTACGATAATTATCAAGAATTTGTAAATACCAACGATTATAGTCGAATTGATAATTCGGTAGGAGCATTTTTTGAGTATACCTATGATAACTTAGATAATTTTAGTTTGATTTTAGGAGGTAGAGTTGATAATCATAATCGATTAGGGACTTTCTTTACGCCAAGATTGCATGCACGTTACAATCCTTGGGAAAAAGCCGTGTTTCGTTTTTCGGCTGGTAGAGGAAAACGGTCAGCAAATGTTTTTGCCGAAAATCAACAATTATTTGCTAGTTCAAGAAGGTTTTCATTTTTAGATACTTCAGGCAAAATTTATGGTTTGAATCCAGAAATAGCTTGGAATTATGGGGTGAGTTTTTCTCAGAAATTCGAATTGTTGAATAGAAATGCCGAAGTTGTCCTAGATGTTTATCGAACTGATTTTTCAAATCAAGCCATTGTTGATGTTATGCAAAGTCCACAAGAAGTTTTGTTTTATAATTTAGATGGGAAATCTTTTGCTAACAGTTTACAATTAGAATTTAACTATGAGTTGATTCGTAATTTAAATGTAAGAACAGCGTATAAATTTTATGATACAAAGACGCAGTATTTGTCTGGAAATTTTCAAAGACCTTTTCAAGCAAAACATCGTTTTTTTAGTAATTTAGAGTACGAAACACCAATTACGGAAAAAGGAAAGCAATGGAAAATGGATTATACATTGAATTGGATTGGTCAACAACAATTGCCTACAACGGCAACCAATCCAGAAGCAGATCGATTGCCTGATTTCTCACCAAGTTATGCTTTAATGAATGCGCAGCTTACTCGTGTTTTTTCAGATACATTTGAAGTTTATGTGGGAGGGGAAAATATTGGTAATTACAAACAAATGAAAGCAGTATTAGGAAATGATGATCCTTTTGGAACTAATTTTGATGCTTCTATGTTATATGCGCCAGTTTTTGGACAAATGTATTATGCTGGATTACGATTTAAAATTAAATAA
- a CDS encoding exosortase F system-associated membrane protein has translation MQNKYFPIVVRLFVAFSLLLCFVLVRFYENILFYDPFLDYFKSDFNNLPLPEFDTVKLILNLLFRYSLNTGISLGLIYVIFKDRMMIRFSVFLYSIAFVLLLITMFLVIHIYGSENNLLLFYVRRFLIQPIFVLLFIPGFYFQKRNS, from the coding sequence ATGCAAAATAAATATTTTCCAATAGTAGTAAGGTTGTTTGTTGCTTTCAGCTTATTGCTTTGTTTTGTTTTGGTACGATTTTATGAAAATATCCTGTTTTATGATCCGTTCTTGGACTATTTTAAAAGCGATTTTAATAATTTACCATTGCCCGAGTTTGATACTGTTAAGTTAATTCTAAATTTATTGTTTCGATATAGTTTGAATACGGGAATTTCATTAGGATTAATTTATGTTATTTTCAAAGATCGAATGATGATTCGGTTTTCGGTTTTTTTATATTCAATAGCCTTCGTTTTGTTACTGATAACAATGTTTTTAGTTATCCATATTTATGGTTCTGAAAATAATTTACTGCTTTTTTATGTTCGAAGGTTTCTGATTCAGCCTATTTTTGTTTTACTTTTTATTCCTGGATTTTATTTTCAAAAGCGAAATTCTTAA
- a CDS encoding restriction endonuclease, protein MKIVKHSGAVVNFNPDKLISSLLKSGADVFTAESIMKEISNEIYDGISTKNIYKKAFALLKKHTNSHAARYNLRAAIEMLGPEGFYFEKYIARLFEAEKYETKTNVVLQGNCVMHEVDILIKKNNVVSMVECKFHGGREAASDVKVPLYVFSRFNDLRHKGFTLFSTKEKISNCWIVTNTRFTADAIAFAECSGINLLSWDYPEKRSLKSRNNHDCLYPVTCLTTLTKAEKEKLLLLDIILVKELIGNKLGLKEIGISSGRINNVLKEVADLCKCY, encoded by the coding sequence ATGAAAATAGTTAAGCATTCAGGTGCAGTAGTCAATTTTAATCCGGATAAACTTATAAGCTCTCTTTTGAAATCAGGTGCAGATGTATTTACAGCTGAATCCATTATGAAAGAAATTAGTAATGAGATTTACGATGGTATTTCGACTAAAAATATTTACAAGAAAGCATTTGCTCTTTTAAAAAAACATACTAATTCGCATGCTGCCCGATACAATCTTAGAGCAGCAATAGAAATGTTAGGTCCAGAAGGATTTTATTTTGAAAAATATATTGCCCGACTTTTTGAAGCTGAAAAGTATGAAACCAAGACTAATGTAGTTTTACAAGGCAATTGTGTGATGCATGAGGTGGATATATTGATAAAAAAGAACAATGTAGTTTCGATGGTAGAATGTAAATTTCATGGAGGTAGAGAAGCAGCATCTGATGTAAAAGTGCCCTTGTATGTTTTTTCTCGATTTAATGATTTAAGGCATAAAGGTTTTACTTTATTTTCAACTAAAGAAAAAATTTCCAATTGTTGGATTGTAACCAATACTCGCTTTACAGCCGATGCAATTGCTTTTGCGGAGTGTTCTGGGATTAATTTGTTGAGTTGGGATTATCCAGAAAAACGAAGTTTAAAATCCAGAAATAACCACGATTGTTTGTATCCTGTTACTTGTTTGACAACATTAACCAAGGCTGAAAAAGAAAAATTATTATTACTAGATATTATACTAGTCAAGGAATTGATAGGGAATAAATTGGGTTTAAAAGAAATAGGAATTAGTTCTGGACGAATTAACAATGTGTTGAAAGAAGTTGCCGATTTGTGTAAATGTTATTAA
- a CDS encoding heavy-metal-associated domain-containing protein, with the protein MKNSIITFAFLIIGLSTQAQVKKNKNLKYTTEVNGSCELCKKRIEKAAYAVPGVKTADWNIGTHQLSVIMNEEKCNPLDLKKAIAKVGHDTDEVKATKEDYENLHSCCKYDRKE; encoded by the coding sequence ATGAAAAATAGTATTATCACTTTTGCATTTCTAATCATTGGATTGTCGACACAAGCCCAAGTGAAAAAAAATAAAAATTTAAAATATACAACTGAAGTTAATGGTAGTTGTGAGTTGTGTAAAAAAAGAATTGAAAAAGCCGCTTATGCTGTCCCAGGAGTAAAAACAGCCGATTGGAATATTGGTACACATCAATTATCGGTTATTATGAATGAAGAGAAGTGTAATCCGCTTGATTTGAAAAAAGCAATCGCTAAAGTAGGTCATGATACTGATGAAGTAAAAGCAACAAAGGAGGATTATGAGAATTTGCATTCTTGTTGTAAATACGATAGAAAGGAGTAG
- the rpsO gene encoding 30S ribosomal protein S15 yields MYLTKEGKAEIFAQHGGKAENTGSAEGQIALFSFRINHLTEHLKRNRHDYNTERSLVKLVGKRRSLLDYLKKKDINRYREIIKVLGIRK; encoded by the coding sequence ATGTATTTAACTAAAGAAGGAAAAGCGGAAATTTTCGCTCAACACGGAGGAAAAGCAGAAAACACTGGTTCTGCAGAAGGACAAATCGCTTTGTTCTCATTCAGAATCAACCACTTGACTGAGCACTTAAAAAGAAATCGTCACGATTACAACACTGAGCGTTCACTAGTGAAATTAGTAGGTAAAAGAAGATCTTTACTTGACTACTTGAAAAAGAAAGATATCAACAGATATCGTGAAATCATCAAAGTATTGGGTATCAGAAAATAA
- a CDS encoding HYC_CC_PP family protein — translation MKLRKCIGMFLAFLLLVSNVGLAFEVHYCGNKIADVTIKSAYSTVEHSKKCCAIKKKTLSCCSNKLVHFQKKSDNATVKTFFFQVDAPLIITENPSFVFNTVSNFKNNSTISYQCDANAPPLFKLYHQFLFYA, via the coding sequence ATGAAATTAAGAAAATGCATCGGTATGTTTTTGGCTTTCCTACTATTGGTTTCCAATGTAGGTTTAGCATTTGAGGTGCATTACTGTGGTAACAAGATAGCAGATGTTACTATAAAATCTGCGTATTCTACAGTTGAACATTCAAAAAAATGTTGTGCAATTAAGAAAAAAACACTTTCCTGTTGCTCCAATAAGCTTGTTCATTTTCAAAAAAAATCTGATAATGCTACTGTAAAGACATTCTTTTTTCAAGTAGATGCTCCTTTAATTATTACCGAAAATCCTAGTTTTGTTTTTAATACTGTTTCGAATTTTAAAAACAATTCTACTATTTCCTATCAATGCGATGCAAATGCACCGCCATTGTTTAAATTATACCATCAATTTCTTTTTTACGCCTGA
- the xrtF gene encoding exosortase family protein XrtF, giving the protein MKKYLILYRPFLIFLTKFFLTYLVLTLVYQAYLSSYDVNSVDFITRFVAYNTEQLLRFFKVDFLVLNTPKKALILLEYNQLVVAKMIEGCNSVSVIILFVSFIVAFSGKLKPTLLYVLGGSIFIYALNVVRIALLCSALYWLPQHKTILHDVVFPLFIYGVVFVLWVVWVNKFSLYAK; this is encoded by the coding sequence TTGAAAAAATACCTCATTCTATATCGTCCCTTTTTGATTTTTTTGACCAAGTTTTTCTTGACTTATCTGGTTTTAACATTGGTTTATCAAGCCTATTTGTCTAGTTATGATGTAAATTCTGTAGATTTTATTACTCGTTTTGTTGCTTATAATACCGAACAATTACTTCGGTTTTTTAAAGTTGATTTTTTGGTTCTAAATACTCCTAAAAAAGCTTTAATTTTATTGGAATACAATCAGTTAGTGGTTGCTAAAATGATTGAAGGGTGTAATTCTGTAAGTGTAATTATCTTATTTGTTTCATTTATTGTTGCTTTTTCGGGTAAATTAAAACCAACTTTGTTGTATGTTTTAGGAGGAAGTATTTTTATTTATGCTCTAAATGTGGTTCGAATTGCATTATTGTGTTCTGCTTTGTATTGGTTGCCTCAACATAAAACTATTTTGCATGATGTTGTTTTTCCTCTTTTTATTTATGGGGTAGTTTTTGTTTTGTGGGTAGTTTGGGTCAATAAATTTTCTTTGTATGCAAAATAA
- a CDS encoding polyribonucleotide nucleotidyltransferase — MIPQVKQEIIDLGDGRSISIETGKLAKQADGSVVVRLGNCMLLATAVSARTANPGVDFLPLTVDYREKFAAAGRFPGGFFKREARPSDSEVLTMRLVDRVLRPLFPDDYHAETQVMIQLMSHDDNVMPDALAGLAASAALAVSDIPFYNLISEVRVARIDGKLVINPSRAELEKSDIDMMIGASMDSVAMVEGEMKEISEAEMIEAIKFAHEAIKVQILAQQRLRATLGNPEYRTYEGEVEDEAVYAKVKAAAYDKCYAIAQEASGKSERGEKFAAVKEEAKALFTEEEYAENADLAGLVGKYFYKTNKEAVRNVILEKGLRLDGRKTTEIRPIWCETDYLPSVHGSSLFTRGETQALATVTLGTSREANQIDSPSEQGEEKFYLHYNFPPFSTGEAKPLRGTSRREVGHGNLAQRALKNMIPADCPYTIRVVSEVLESNGSSSMATVCAGTMALMDAGVRMVKPVSGIAMGLITDGEKFAVLSDILGDEDHLGDMDFKVTGTADGITACQMDIKIEGLRYDIMEQALAQARDGRLHILGKLTETIAAPREDVKAHAPKIITRTIPGSYIGALIGPGGKVIQDLQKATGTTIVINEVDEQGVVEILGTDPAGIKAVLAKIDSITFKPQMGEAYEVKVVKMLDFGAVVEYTAAPGNEVLLHVSELAWERTENVADVVKMGDVFQVKYLGIDPKTKKEKVSKKALVPRPPREAKQE, encoded by the coding sequence ATGATTCCACAAGTAAAACAAGAAATTATCGATTTAGGAGATGGAAGAAGCATCTCAATCGAAACTGGTAAATTAGCCAAACAAGCTGACGGTTCAGTAGTAGTGCGTTTAGGAAACTGTATGTTGCTTGCAACTGCAGTATCTGCAAGAACTGCTAACCCAGGTGTTGACTTTTTACCATTAACGGTAGATTACCGTGAAAAATTTGCTGCAGCAGGTCGTTTCCCTGGAGGTTTCTTCAAAAGAGAAGCACGTCCAAGCGACAGCGAAGTATTAACAATGCGTTTAGTTGACCGTGTATTACGTCCACTTTTCCCAGATGATTACCACGCTGAAACTCAGGTAATGATTCAGTTAATGTCTCATGACGACAACGTTATGCCAGACGCTTTAGCTGGATTAGCAGCATCAGCAGCATTAGCTGTATCTGATATTCCATTTTACAATTTAATTTCTGAAGTACGTGTTGCACGTATTGATGGTAAATTGGTTATCAACCCTAGCAGAGCAGAATTAGAAAAATCAGACATCGATATGATGATTGGGGCTTCTATGGATTCTGTTGCGATGGTAGAAGGTGAAATGAAAGAGATTTCAGAAGCCGAAATGATTGAAGCAATTAAATTTGCTCACGAAGCGATCAAAGTTCAAATTCTTGCGCAACAACGTTTAAGAGCTACATTAGGAAATCCTGAATACAGAACTTACGAAGGTGAAGTAGAAGACGAAGCAGTTTACGCAAAAGTAAAAGCGGCCGCTTATGACAAATGCTATGCAATTGCTCAGGAAGCTTCAGGAAAAAGCGAAAGAGGAGAAAAATTTGCTGCTGTAAAAGAAGAAGCAAAAGCTCTATTTACAGAAGAAGAATATGCTGAAAATGCTGACTTAGCAGGATTAGTTGGTAAATATTTCTACAAAACAAATAAAGAAGCGGTTCGTAACGTAATCCTTGAAAAAGGACTTCGTTTAGACGGTAGAAAGACAACAGAAATCAGACCAATCTGGTGTGAAACGGATTACTTACCATCAGTTCACGGTTCTTCTTTATTTACACGTGGAGAAACTCAGGCTTTAGCCACTGTTACTCTTGGAACTTCAAGAGAAGCTAACCAAATTGACTCTCCATCTGAACAAGGCGAAGAAAAATTCTATTTACATTACAATTTCCCTCCATTCTCAACTGGTGAAGCTAAACCTTTAAGAGGAACTTCAAGAAGAGAAGTAGGACACGGAAACTTAGCACAACGTGCTTTAAAAAATATGATCCCTGCAGATTGCCCTTACACCATCCGTGTGGTTTCTGAAGTATTAGAATCGAATGGTTCATCTTCTATGGCTACCGTATGTGCAGGAACAATGGCATTAATGGATGCTGGAGTTCGAATGGTTAAACCAGTTTCTGGAATTGCAATGGGATTAATCACTGACGGAGAAAAATTCGCAGTATTATCAGATATCTTAGGAGATGAAGATCACTTAGGAGATATGGACTTTAAAGTAACCGGAACTGCAGACGGTATTACGGCTTGCCAAATGGACATCAAAATCGAAGGATTGCGTTATGACATTATGGAACAAGCTTTAGCTCAAGCTCGTGATGGACGTTTACACATTTTAGGAAAATTAACTGAAACTATCGCTGCTCCTAGAGAAGATGTTAAGGCTCATGCTCCTAAAATCATCACTAGAACTATCCCTGGAAGTTACATTGGAGCATTAATAGGACCTGGTGGAAAAGTGATTCAAGATTTACAAAAAGCAACAGGTACAACTATCGTTATTAACGAAGTAGACGAACAAGGTGTAGTTGAAATTTTAGGAACTGATCCTGCTGGAATTAAAGCGGTATTAGCTAAAATTGACTCCATCACTTTCAAACCTCAAATGGGTGAAGCCTACGAAGTAAAAGTAGTTAAAATGTTAGATTTTGGTGCTGTTGTAGAATATACTGCTGCTCCAGGAAACGAAGTTTTATTACACGTATCTGAGTTGGCTTGGGAACGTACCGAAAACGTTGCTGATGTAGTTAAAATGGGCGATGTATTCCAAGTAAAATACTTAGGAATCGACCCTAAAACTAAAAAAGAGAAAGTGTCTAAAAAAGCACTTGTACCTCGTCCTCCACGTGAGGCTAAACAAGAGTAA
- a CDS encoding DedA family protein, producing MNNFDWKNLIDPLFYIHFDINGVKMGIYIVLFIVFAETGLFAGFFLPGDSLLFLAGIYNRELIENIVFIESDFINVTLLSTLVAIAGILGNIVGYWFGAKSGYYLYNRQDSFWFKKQYLIQSKDFFERHGGRAIIFARFLPIFRTFAPIVAGIVTMDRKKFMFYNVLSSFLWSFTLIFAGHYLYGFLLNNYQIDLKEHIEIIVIGLVFVTLSPVILKLTKKTKHSKNEE from the coding sequence ATGAATAACTTTGATTGGAAAAATTTAATTGACCCGCTTTTTTACATCCATTTTGATATAAATGGGGTTAAAATGGGTATCTATATAGTATTGTTTATAGTTTTTGCCGAAACAGGATTGTTTGCTGGTTTCTTTTTGCCAGGCGATAGTTTGTTGTTCTTGGCAGGAATTTACAATCGAGAACTAATCGAAAATATTGTATTCATTGAAAGCGATTTTATTAATGTCACTTTGCTTTCAACATTAGTGGCTATTGCTGGTATTTTAGGAAATATCGTAGGTTACTGGTTTGGTGCTAAGAGTGGTTATTATTTGTACAATCGTCAAGATAGTTTTTGGTTTAAAAAACAATACTTAATTCAATCTAAAGATTTCTTTGAAAGGCATGGAGGAAGAGCGATTATTTTTGCTCGATTTCTACCAATTTTTAGAACTTTCGCACCCATTGTAGCTGGAATTGTTACTATGGACAGAAAAAAGTTTATGTTTTATAATGTATTGAGTTCATTTCTTTGGTCATTTACTTTAATTTTTGCAGGACATTATTTGTATGGCTTTTTGTTAAACAATTATCAAATTGATTTAAAAGAACATATTGAGATTATTGTTATTGGATTAGTGTTTGTTACACTTTCCCCAGTTATACTTAAATTGACAAAGAAAACAAAGCATTCAAAAAACGAAGAATAA
- a CDS encoding GAF domain-containing protein: MDFSKLHSNIISIIENKTLKRDEKLLAICELLNQNVPYYNWVGFYFANHETQTLHLGPYVGAPTDHTVIPFGKGICGQVAVSNNNFVVPDVSAQDNYIACSFTVKSEIVVPLFVNGINIGQIDIDSHEIDPFTSEDERFLEFVNQQVAQLF, from the coding sequence ATGGATTTTTCAAAACTACATTCTAATATAATTTCAATTATTGAAAACAAAACGCTTAAAAGAGACGAAAAACTTTTAGCTATTTGTGAATTATTAAATCAAAATGTACCCTATTATAACTGGGTAGGGTTCTATTTTGCCAATCATGAAACACAAACACTACATTTAGGTCCTTACGTAGGCGCACCAACTGACCATACGGTTATCCCTTTTGGAAAAGGGATTTGCGGTCAAGTTGCAGTTTCTAACAATAACTTTGTTGTTCCGGATGTCTCAGCACAGGACAATTACATCGCCTGTAGTTTTACCGTAAAATCAGAAATTGTGGTTCCTTTATTTGTAAACGGAATAAACATAGGACAAATCGACATTGACAGCCATGAAATAGATCCTTTTACATCTGAAGATGAACGTTTCTTAGAATTTGTAAATCAACAAGTAGCCCAATTATTTTAA
- a CDS encoding MBL fold metallo-hydrolase RNA specificity domain-containing protein — MKIKFIGAAGTVTGSKTLVETDEVRFLVDCGLFQGIKPLRELNWAPIPVLASTIDFVLLTHGHLDHCGWLPRLVEQGFTGKIYCTAPTLEITKLILIDSAKIQEEDALKANQKNSSKYEIAEPLYTVDQAKKVFPLLTVVAPDTILNLGGGIEARYFLAGHIIGACSISVQVEGKTLVFSGDIGRNNDVLLHPPVKPQKADLVFLESTYGDRLHPDNDPKLELVTHIKETYKKGGTVIIPSFAVERAQSIMFLLWELKKEGRLPTIPFIVDSPMGVGAFEVFFNNTNWHKLSLDDCREMSKMFVINSDYEETLAAINHKGPKVVIAASGMITGGRVLSYLENYIGIAETTILIVGYQAEGTRGRKLIEGAKSIKIFGEYYKVRAKIVEIKGFSAHGDQADLLDWLSELKNRPQKVFLVHGESNAADELRIKMREQYGFKCSIPLMGQEFEF, encoded by the coding sequence ATGAAAATTAAATTTATAGGAGCCGCTGGGACTGTAACAGGTTCTAAAACTTTAGTTGAAACTGATGAAGTTCGTTTTTTAGTCGATTGTGGATTGTTTCAAGGAATTAAACCTTTGCGCGAATTGAATTGGGCACCCATTCCAGTTTTGGCATCAACCATTGACTTCGTTTTATTAACTCATGGACATTTAGATCATTGTGGTTGGTTGCCCAGATTAGTTGAACAAGGATTTACGGGTAAAATTTATTGTACAGCTCCCACCTTAGAAATTACCAAATTAATTTTAATCGATAGTGCCAAAATTCAAGAAGAAGATGCTTTGAAAGCCAATCAGAAAAATTCTTCAAAATATGAAATTGCCGAACCATTGTATACTGTGGATCAGGCTAAAAAAGTATTTCCATTACTCACAGTTGTTGCTCCTGATACGATTTTGAATTTGGGAGGAGGAATAGAAGCTAGATATTTTTTGGCAGGACATATCATAGGGGCCTGTAGTATCAGTGTTCAGGTAGAAGGGAAAACGCTAGTGTTTTCGGGAGATATCGGACGCAATAATGATGTTTTATTGCATCCACCTGTGAAGCCCCAAAAGGCTGATTTGGTTTTTCTAGAAAGCACCTATGGTGATCGATTGCATCCAGATAACGACCCAAAATTAGAATTAGTCACTCATATCAAAGAAACGTACAAAAAAGGAGGAACGGTTATTATTCCAAGTTTTGCTGTAGAAAGGGCTCAAAGTATTATGTTTTTACTTTGGGAATTGAAGAAAGAAGGAAGGTTGCCTACTATTCCTTTTATTGTTGATTCGCCAATGGGAGTAGGGGCTTTTGAAGTTTTTTTTAATAATACCAACTGGCATAAACTAAGTCTTGACGATTGTCGGGAAATGAGTAAAATGTTTGTGATTAATTCTGATTATGAAGAAACTTTAGCAGCGATTAATCATAAAGGACCAAAGGTGGTTATTGCTGCAAGCGGAATGATTACAGGAGGCAGAGTTTTAAGTTATTTAGAAAATTATATAGGGATAGCTGAGACAACAATTTTAATTGTAGGTTATCAAGCAGAAGGAACCCGAGGTAGAAAATTAATTGAAGGAGCGAAGTCTATTAAGATTTTTGGCGAATATTATAAAGTGAGAGCTAAAATTGTTGAAATAAAAGGGTTTTCTGCTCATGGAGATCAAGCTGATTTATTGGATTGGCTATCGGAATTAAAAAACAGACCACAAAAAGTATTTTTAGTTCATGGTGAATCAAACGCTGCAGATGAATTACGAATTAAGATGAGAGAACAATACGGATTTAAATGTTCAATTCCGTTGATGGGGCAGGAGTTTGAATTTTAG